CAACGGCAATGGGTGGTCAACGAAGAGACGGGCGAGCATAGCGAACGAATCACGCTGGATCCGTGCGATCTAGAGAAGCTTCGGCCCTACGTCTGCGGCATCGCTCGCCGGGTAGGCGTTCTCGCTCCGGATCGTGACGATTTGGCGCAAGATGTACTGTTGGCATTCTGGCGCTATTCGGAGGAGCGCCGGATCCGCGTTATCGATGGGAAGGCTGACGTGGACGCCGCACGGACGCTCGTAGCGGCGTTTGCAGTCCGGGCCGCCCGGCGCTATCGGCGGATCGCAAGGCGGAGCGGAGGGGGCCCAGCAGACGAAACACCCTCGCGTGGGGGGGATCCCGCTCTCCGCTTCGAGGCTCGCGAAGCTCTGCGGATGGTCGAGCGATTGCCTGCGAACCTGCGCAGGGTGGTCGAGCTCGACGCGCTCGAGTACACGACGAGCGAGACCGCCGATACCGTCGGCGTGGTGCTCGGCACGGCCAAAAGCAGGCTTTCGCGAGCGCGTGACTTGCTGGCAATCATGAGGTGATCCACGGGAGCACGGCCGCGCAATAGCGGGGGCGCGCTGCGGCGGCGCTCCTCGCGGGCCGGTTACGCCGCGAGTTCGTGCCGCTCGGCGCGGCGCGCACATGGTGCAGGGGGAGATCGGGAAGGGGCGAGCCCCGGGCGAACCCTCACGAGCTCGCTCGGGGCCATGGGAGCGGCCTACGCCTTTCGGCGCTTGCGCGTGCTCTTGACGGCCGAGACGGGCGCATCGTGGCCCGACGTCGGGGGCTCGCCGAGGAGGGCTTGCAGGGCGACCGTAGCGCGCCGCGCGCCCTCGATGTCACCCGACACGAGCGCCGCGTCGAGCATCGCACGGACGGCCGCGGTCGCCTGGACGAGGGGGCTCGACGGGGGGGCCGTGGTCGCCTCGTGTTCTCGTCGGAATTCTGTCAAGCGACCAGGAATCGCGGGGTTACGCTCGCCGATCGGCTCGATCGGCTCGACCGTCTCTAGGCCGATTCCCGCGGGTTCTAGCCCGATCGGCTCGATCTCATATCCC
This portion of the Polyangium spumosum genome encodes:
- a CDS encoding RNA polymerase sigma factor, which gives rise to MQRQWVVNEETGEHSERITLDPCDLEKLRPYVCGIARRVGVLAPDRDDLAQDVLLAFWRYSEERRIRVIDGKADVDAARTLVAAFAVRAARRYRRIARRSGGGPADETPSRGGDPALRFEAREALRMVERLPANLRRVVELDALEYTTSETADTVGVVLGTAKSRLSRARDLLAIMR